One segment of Primulina tabacum isolate GXHZ01 chromosome 6, ASM2559414v2, whole genome shotgun sequence DNA contains the following:
- the LOC142549365 gene encoding ribulose bisphosphate carboxylase small subunit, chloroplastic-like: MASSMLSSTATVSRNAPAQASMVAPFTGLKSAVAFPATRKSSDITTVANNGGRVSCMKVWPTEGLRKFETLSYLPPLTEEQLLKQVEYLLRLKLIPCLEFEKKRPYIERENNRSPGYYDGRYWTMWKLPMFGCTDPVQVIKEVKEVSTAHPDFFVRVLGFDAYRQVQCISFIAYKPPGSD, from the exons ATGGCCTCTTCTATGCTCTCCTCCACCGCAACCGTGAGCCGCAACGCTCCGGCGCAAGCCAGCATGGTGGCACCTTTCACCGGTCTCAAGTCCGCAGTCGCTTTCCCTGCCACCCGCAAGTCCTCCGACATCACCACTGTCGCCAACAATGGCGGTAGAGTTTCATGCATGAAG GTATGGCCCACGGAAGGATTGAGGAAATTCGAGACTCTTTCCTACCTTCCCCCCCTCACTGAGGAGCAGCTCCTAAAGCAAGTTGAATACCTTCTCAGGCTTAAGCTCATTCCCTGTCTCGAGTTCGAGAAGAAG AGGCCATACATCGAACGTGAGAACAACAGGAGCCCGGGATACTATGACGGGCGATACTGGACAATGTGGAAGCTGCCCATGTTCGGGTGCACAGACCCCGTCCAGGTGATCAAGGAGGTAAAGGAGGTTTCCACCGCCCATCCCGACTTCTTCGTGAGGGTCCTCGGGTTCGACGCCTACCGCCAAGTGCAGTGCATTAGTTTCATCGCCTACAAGCCCCCAGGCTCAGACTAA